One window of the Chloroflexota bacterium genome contains the following:
- a CDS encoding Zn-ribbon domain-containing OB-fold protein produces MEYKLTYKEYSEALKQNKLLGLKCKSCGTVTVPPKMVCRSCASPELEVLELKGTGRIQTFTTCNVAPEGREDEVPYIIMLVELDEGPWIMGNLIGVDPEKATMEAVMGKGVRMTETRIFHGDKYSAGEGASPTFVLES; encoded by the coding sequence ATGGAATATAAGCTGACCTATAAAGAATACAGCGAAGCGCTGAAGCAGAACAAATTGCTGGGATTGAAATGTAAAAGTTGCGGCACTGTGACCGTGCCCCCAAAGATGGTGTGCCGCAGTTGTGCCAGCCCGGAGCTGGAGGTTCTGGAACTGAAAGGCACGGGCAGGATACAGACCTTCACCACCTGCAACGTTGCTCCCGAGGGGCGTGAGGACGAAGTGCCCTATATCATTATGCTGGTTGAGCTTGACGAAGGCCCCTGGATTATGGGAAATCTAATCGGCGTTGACCCGGAGAAGGCAACCATGGAAGCGGTGATGGGCAAAGGGGTCAGGATGACCGAGACCAGGATTTTCCACGGCGATAAATACTCCGCCGGCGAGGGCGCCAGCCCGACTTTTGTCCTGGAAAGTTAG